A window of Campylobacter concisus contains these coding sequences:
- the prfB gene encoding peptide chain release factor 2, translating to MDNYEYNELLKKLQTKVENIGSIVKPDEIKARLKEIEATEQDPDFWQDIAKAGALNKEKTKISNMLAKFNDANQAVSDAKELFELANSENDEETINSLFEDAKNLDEKIVNLEISMLLSGEDDGKNAIVSIHPGAGGTESNDWASILYRMYLRFCEREGFKVETLDFQEGDEAGLKDVSFIVKGENAYGYFKAENGIHRLVRTSPFDSAGRRHTSFSSVMVSPEIDDDIEIEIEEKDLKIDTYRASGAGGQHVNKTESAIRITHLPTGIVVQCQNDRSQHKNRATAMKMLKSRLYELELMKQQEASNSVEKSEIGWGHQIRSYVLFPYQQVKDNRSGEAYSQTDAILDGDIKKMIEGVLIAQKADA from the coding sequence TTGGATAATTACGAATACAACGAGCTTTTAAAGAAGCTACAAACAAAAGTTGAAAATATAGGCTCTATTGTAAAGCCTGATGAGATCAAGGCTAGACTTAAAGAGATAGAGGCCACTGAGCAAGACCCTGATTTTTGGCAGGATATCGCTAAGGCTGGTGCTCTAAATAAGGAAAAAACTAAGATTTCAAATATGCTTGCAAAATTTAATGACGCTAATCAGGCGGTAAGTGATGCAAAAGAGCTTTTTGAGCTAGCAAATTCCGAAAATGACGAAGAGACTATAAATTCTCTTTTTGAAGATGCTAAAAATTTAGATGAAAAGATAGTAAATCTTGAAATTTCTATGCTTTTAAGCGGCGAAGATGACGGCAAAAATGCGATCGTATCGATCCATCCTGGAGCTGGTGGCACTGAGAGTAACGACTGGGCTAGCATACTTTATAGGATGTATCTTAGATTTTGTGAGCGCGAGGGCTTTAAGGTCGAGACTCTTGACTTTCAAGAAGGTGATGAAGCCGGACTAAAGGATGTGAGTTTTATCGTAAAAGGTGAAAATGCTTATGGTTACTTCAAAGCAGAAAATGGCATCCACAGACTAGTTCGCACAAGCCCATTTGATAGTGCAGGGCGCCGACATACTAGCTTTTCAAGTGTTATGGTGAGCCCTGAGATAGATGATGACATAGAGATCGAGATCGAAGAAAAAGACTTAAAGATAGATACTTATAGAGCAAGCGGTGCAGGCGGTCAGCATGTAAATAAAACAGAATCAGCCATTCGTATCACACATTTACCAACTGGTATCGTCGTACAGTGTCAAAACGATCGTAGTCAACATAAAAACAGAGCCACAGCGATGAAAATGCTAAAATCACGCCTTTACGAGCTTGAGCTAATGAAACAGCAAGAAGCTAGCAATAGCGTAGAAAAAAGCGAGATCGGCTGGGGGCACCAGATAAGATCATATGTGCTTTTCCCATATCAGCAAGTAAAAGACAACCGCAGTGGCGAGGCATACTCACAAACTGATGCGATACTTGATGGCGACATCAAAAAGATGATAGAGGGTGTTTTGATCGCTCAAAAGGCTGACGCGTAA
- a CDS encoding tetratricopeptide repeat protein has product MKKFIIFVFSVLLFWGCSLDQISQNFGLSEPPLDPEVEQIADAIYLYNEGNYPKACKRFYNYAKDGNVLAMQQTGICFRDGKGFSKDILRALFWFETAGRYGNIDGLRSAGYIYEYGLGVNKNLEKAIYFYEKATSLGSSEASYDLGLIYLGKNDYKKARIYLDEACFKGKEEACTKLKEMKF; this is encoded by the coding sequence ATGAAAAAATTTATCATTTTTGTGTTTAGTGTTTTACTATTTTGGGGATGTTCGTTAGATCAAATTTCACAAAATTTTGGCCTTAGTGAGCCACCACTTGATCCAGAGGTCGAGCAAATAGCAGACGCCATCTATCTATACAATGAAGGCAACTATCCAAAGGCTTGTAAGAGATTTTACAACTACGCAAAAGATGGCAACGTCCTAGCCATGCAGCAAACTGGAATTTGTTTTCGTGACGGCAAAGGCTTTAGCAAAGATATCTTAAGAGCACTCTTTTGGTTTGAAACAGCTGGCAGATATGGCAACATAGACGGACTAAGAAGTGCCGGATATATCTACGAGTACGGCCTTGGTGTAAACAAAAATTTAGAAAAAGCGATATATTTTTATGAAAAAGCTACAAGCCTTGGCTCAAGCGAGGCTAGCTACGATCTGGGGCTTATCTATCTAGGCAAAAATGACTATAAAAAAGCGAGAATTTATCTTGATGAAGCTTGCTTTAAAGGCAAAGAAGAAGCTTGCACAAAGCTAAAAGAGATGAAATTTTAG
- a CDS encoding type II secretion system protein: MDHNALLIQLGYNVNETTTAQMCRILNNTDGLLPKSIIELNDHLKPHLCFVAMSGSEDRLKIKNVATINEIKERVDEIIKNWANKYKMELKKINETTYYLMGKIRD; encoded by the coding sequence ATGGATCATAATGCACTTTTAATCCAGCTTGGCTATAACGTCAATGAAACGACCACTGCTCAAATGTGTAGAATTTTAAACAATACTGATGGTCTTTTGCCAAAGAGCATAATTGAACTAAACGATCATTTAAAGCCGCATCTTTGTTTTGTGGCGATGAGTGGAAGTGAAGATAGACTAAAGATAAAAAATGTAGCTACCATTAATGAAATAAAAGAGCGAGTTGATGAGATTATAAAAAACTGGGCTAATAAATATAAAATGGAGCTAAAAAAGATAAATGAAACAACTTATTATTTAATGGGAAAGATAAGGGACTGA
- a CDS encoding dihydrolipoyl dehydrogenase family protein, with translation MKYDIVIIGFGKAGKTLAVKAAALGKKVALVERSPKMYGGTCINVGCIPTKRLITAAKEAKFVNNSVESEYYTLSVENKNKLISALNAKNYAMLNDKENIDVIDGVGSFASENSVLVTTPSGEKKIIEGDFIIINSGSKEADAPFEVVSSNVFSSQTLLDLKNLPKHFVIIGSGFIGIEFASMFANFGSKVTIIGRSKLLKNEDDDIANSVKEALRVQGVEILEGCEIECIKENVLSFKQNGEQRCLRADAFLIALGRVANVDDLNLKAAGVELNEKGFIKTNENLQTNVPNIYAVGDVRGGELFTYTSLDDFRIVYSQIFGDKKRNTKNRSIHANVLFTDTPLARVGMSAKEASKFGLNFKELKLSMATVPGAKVLNHDVGMLKAIVDAQSGEILGASFHCIYANELINEIAIAMNLKANANFFKNQIFTHPSISEALNDLFGQF, from the coding sequence ATGAAATATGATATTGTAATTATTGGTTTTGGAAAAGCTGGCAAAACGCTAGCGGTTAAAGCTGCCGCACTTGGCAAAAAAGTGGCTCTTGTAGAGAGATCGCCAAAGATGTATGGAGGCACTTGTATAAATGTTGGCTGCATACCAACCAAACGTCTAATAACAGCCGCTAAAGAGGCAAAATTTGTAAATAATAGCGTTGAAAGCGAATATTACACGCTTAGTGTGGAAAATAAAAATAAACTAATCTCAGCTTTGAATGCTAAAAACTACGCAATGCTAAATGATAAAGAAAATATCGATGTGATCGATGGTGTTGGCTCATTTGCTAGTGAAAATAGTGTCCTTGTAACAACGCCAAGCGGCGAGAAAAAGATAATAGAGGGCGATTTTATTATCATAAATAGCGGTTCAAAAGAGGCAGATGCTCCTTTTGAGGTTGTAAGCTCAAATGTATTTTCAAGTCAAACCCTACTTGATCTAAAAAATTTACCAAAGCATTTTGTCATTATCGGTAGTGGTTTTATCGGTATAGAGTTTGCATCAATGTTTGCAAATTTTGGCTCAAAAGTAACTATCATAGGACGTTCAAAACTACTTAAAAACGAAGATGATGATATAGCTAATAGCGTAAAAGAAGCTCTTAGAGTCCAAGGCGTTGAAATTTTAGAGGGTTGCGAGATAGAGTGCATTAAAGAAAATGTATTAAGTTTCAAGCAAAATGGCGAGCAAAGATGCCTTAGGGCTGATGCATTTTTGATCGCGCTTGGCAGAGTGGCAAATGTGGATGATTTAAATTTAAAAGCTGCTGGAGTTGAGCTAAATGAAAAAGGCTTTATAAAGACAAATGAAAACCTTCAAACAAATGTGCCAAACATCTATGCGGTAGGCGACGTGCGCGGCGGAGAGCTTTTTACTTACACTAGTTTAGATGATTTTAGGATAGTTTATTCACAAATTTTTGGTGATAAAAAGAGAAATACTAAAAATAGAAGCATTCACGCAAATGTGCTATTTACCGACACTCCGCTAGCAAGAGTTGGAATGAGCGCCAAAGAAGCAAGTAAATTCGGGCTAAATTTTAAAGAGCTAAAGCTTAGCATGGCAACAGTACCAGGCGCAAAAGTATTAAATCACGATGTAGGCATGCTAAAAGCTATCGTTGATGCGCAAAGTGGCGAAATTTTAGGTGCTAGCTTTCACTGTATCTATGCAAATGAGCTGATAAATGAAATCGCAATTGCTATGAATTTAAAAGCAAACGCAAATTTCTTTAAAAATCAAATTTTTACTCATCCAAGCATCAGTGAAGCACTAAATGACTTATTTGGACAATTTTAA
- a CDS encoding tetratricopeptide repeat protein, translating into MKKYLLLLSALFFTGCLNVIGVGQKQDDSWQQPKDEKIVQNKEQISRNAIEILIPKCEEGDAEACNDLGVNYELLKEYENALTNYQKACDAKVQVGCANLGTLYELGLGVKKNPKKAISIYKESCNGGGMQACYHLGNAYRKGEIVKRDYYLAMQAYTNACNAGDLPSCANIGAMYELGLGVNKDEKRAYGIYKVACFRGLSKACPQMKRLGTKLGM; encoded by the coding sequence ATGAAAAAATATTTATTGCTTTTATCGGCTTTATTTTTCACTGGCTGCTTAAACGTGATTGGTGTAGGACAAAAACAAGATGATTCGTGGCAGCAACCAAAGGATGAAAAAATAGTGCAAAATAAAGAGCAAATTTCAAGAAATGCGATCGAAATTTTAATACCAAAATGCGAAGAAGGCGATGCGGAAGCTTGCAACGATTTGGGTGTAAATTACGAGCTTTTAAAAGAATATGAAAATGCTTTAACAAATTATCAAAAAGCTTGCGATGCTAAAGTACAAGTTGGTTGTGCAAATTTGGGCACTCTTTATGAGCTTGGACTCGGAGTTAAAAAAAATCCAAAAAAAGCAATTTCAATTTATAAAGAAAGTTGCAATGGCGGAGGTATGCAAGCTTGCTATCACTTAGGCAATGCTTACAGAAAAGGCGAAATCGTTAAGAGAGATTATTACTTAGCAATGCAAGCTTATACAAATGCATGCAATGCTGGCGATTTGCCAAGTTGTGCCAATATCGGAGCGATGTATGAGCTTGGTCTTGGTGTCAATAAAGACGAAAAAAGGGCTTATGGAATTTATAAAGTTGCTTGCTTTCGTGGGCTAAGCAAGGCATGCCCGCAGATGAAAAGACTAGGCACAAAGCTAGGAATGTAA
- a CDS encoding tetratricopeptide repeat protein, which produces MKKVLNFSLVLAMGFMLSGCWSWQKMVSFGFWQSDEEARAERLELEKEKMVQNCESGNNIDCNNLAVNFSNEKDFVKAKGYYEKACNAGLATACSNLGQIYEQGLVDEQKDMEKALKLYKLACDSGDGVGCYHEAMGLKSYIENENLKTHKIDKSKAEARVLRLLAKSCELEYAQSCFLLAKLSGNEAKADALYKRACQLGKCVDRK; this is translated from the coding sequence GTGAAAAAGGTCTTAAATTTTAGTCTTGTTTTGGCCATGGGTTTTATGCTTAGTGGTTGCTGGTCTTGGCAAAAGATGGTGAGCTTTGGTTTTTGGCAAAGTGATGAAGAGGCGAGGGCAGAGCGTCTTGAGCTTGAAAAAGAGAAAATGGTGCAAAACTGCGAGAGTGGAAATAATATTGACTGCAACAATTTAGCCGTAAATTTTAGCAACGAAAAAGACTTTGTAAAGGCAAAAGGCTACTACGAAAAAGCTTGCAATGCTGGGCTTGCTACGGCTTGCTCAAATTTGGGTCAAATCTATGAGCAAGGGCTTGTTGATGAACAAAAAGATATGGAAAAGGCTCTAAAACTTTATAAACTAGCTTGTGATAGCGGCGATGGCGTTGGCTGCTATCACGAGGCTATGGGGCTAAAATCTTACATTGAAAATGAAAATTTAAAAACCCACAAGATAGATAAGAGCAAAGCCGAGGCTAGGGTATTAAGGCTTTTGGCAAAGAGTTGCGAGCTTGAGTATGCTCAGTCGTGCTTTTTGCTTGCAAAGCTAAGCGGCAATGAAGCAAAGGCAGACGCACTTTACAAAAGAGCCTGCCAACTTGGTAAGTGTGTGGATAGAAAGTAA
- a CDS encoding lysophospholipid acyltransferase family protein — MASCKFKNALEKLAMSVGVFFIYILMWLIFLTCKKSYTPNFLPQNGCVVVFWHGRLSFMSFAYRRWWSSQNRKQGKVIISDHKDGEFITRIIKFFGIGTIRGSSSKGGARALIEALREIKQGHDVIITPDGPRGPRHSVADGATVIAQKSSCEIYALNFEANSFWEFKSWDKMILPKPFSTINFSLSAPFSVANLEQKEAKEKIQNELWQASQNDGGKSVLQNKEDFRSNLKIWWKKYAHKNPQISDEIREILDEIYEK; from the coding sequence ATGGCGAGCTGCAAATTTAAAAACGCCCTTGAAAAGCTCGCCATGAGTGTTGGCGTCTTTTTCATCTACATTTTGATGTGGCTCATTTTTCTAACCTGCAAAAAGAGCTACACTCCAAATTTCTTACCACAAAATGGCTGCGTCGTCGTCTTTTGGCATGGCAGACTTAGCTTTATGAGCTTTGCTTACAGACGCTGGTGGAGCAGTCAAAACAGAAAACAAGGCAAGGTGATAATAAGCGACCACAAAGATGGCGAGTTCATCACCAGAATAATCAAATTTTTTGGCATCGGCACCATTAGAGGCAGCAGCTCAAAAGGCGGTGCAAGGGCACTCATAGAAGCCCTAAGAGAGATAAAACAAGGCCATGATGTCATCATCACACCAGATGGCCCACGCGGACCAAGACACAGCGTAGCAGACGGAGCTACGGTGATCGCGCAAAAGTCATCTTGCGAAATTTATGCTCTAAATTTCGAAGCAAACTCATTTTGGGAGTTTAAAAGCTGGGATAAGATGATACTTCCAAAGCCATTTTCAACTATAAATTTTAGCCTCTCAGCCCCTTTTAGCGTGGCAAATTTAGAGCAAAAAGAGGCAAAAGAAAAGATACAAAACGAGCTTTGGCAAGCATCACAAAATGACGGTGGCAAGAGTGTGCTACAAAACAAAGAGGACTTTAGGTCAAATTTAAAAATTTGGTGGAAAAAATATGCTCATAAAAATCCGCAAATAAGCGATGAGATAAGAGAAATTTTGGACGAAATTTATGAAAAATAA
- the miaB gene encoding tRNA (N6-isopentenyl adenosine(37)-C2)-methylthiotransferase MiaB has protein sequence MSKKLFIQTLGCAMNVRDSEHIIAELSQKEDYSLTQNIEEADLILINTCSVREKPVHKLFSEVGAFEKAKKRGAKIGVCGCTASHLGSEIFKRAPYVDFVLGARNVSKITKAVNTPKFISTDINHDESEYAFGEFRGSPYKSHINISIGCDKKCTYCIVPHTRGDEISIPSSLILKEVEKAAKSGAKEIFLLGQNVNNYGKRFSGMQENIDFSDLLVKISEIEGVERIRFTSPHPLHMDDKFLEIFTNNPKICKSMHMPLQSGNTKVLREMKRGYTKEWFLDRALRLRKMCPDVSISTDIIVAFPGESESEFEDTMDVLEQVRFEQIFSFKYSPRPLTKAATFTNQIDDKTASARLTRLQNRHNEILDEIVAAQKDKIFDVYFEELRANGGVAGRSFNNFLVQVDGSEELLGTTQKIKITNPKRMVLYGELQI, from the coding sequence ATGAGTAAAAAACTCTTTATCCAAACTCTAGGCTGTGCTATGAATGTTCGTGACAGCGAGCATATCATAGCCGAGCTCTCACAAAAAGAAGACTACTCCTTAACACAAAACATCGAAGAAGCTGATTTAATCCTTATAAATACCTGCTCGGTTCGTGAAAAGCCAGTTCATAAGCTCTTTAGCGAAGTCGGAGCCTTTGAAAAAGCCAAAAAAAGAGGTGCAAAGATAGGCGTTTGCGGCTGCACTGCTAGCCATTTGGGTAGTGAAATTTTCAAGCGCGCGCCTTATGTTGATTTTGTCCTTGGCGCAAGAAATGTTAGCAAGATCACAAAGGCGGTAAATACGCCTAAATTTATCTCAACCGACATCAATCACGACGAGAGCGAATACGCATTTGGCGAATTTAGAGGCTCGCCATATAAAAGCCACATCAACATATCGATCGGCTGCGATAAAAAGTGCACCTACTGCATCGTCCCACACACCAGGGGCGATGAAATTTCTATCCCTTCAAGCCTCATCTTAAAAGAGGTAGAAAAGGCCGCAAAAAGCGGTGCAAAAGAGATATTTTTACTAGGGCAAAATGTCAATAACTACGGTAAAAGATTTTCAGGCATGCAAGAAAATATCGATTTTAGCGACCTTTTAGTAAAGATAAGCGAGATAGAGGGCGTTGAGAGGATAAGATTTACAAGCCCGCACCCACTTCATATGGATGATAAATTTCTTGAAATTTTCACAAATAACCCAAAAATTTGCAAATCTATGCACATGCCACTTCAAAGCGGAAACACCAAAGTTTTGCGCGAGATGAAGCGCGGATACACAAAAGAGTGGTTTTTAGACCGCGCGCTAAGACTTAGAAAAATGTGCCCAGATGTGAGCATCTCAACTGATATCATCGTCGCATTTCCAGGCGAGAGTGAAAGCGAATTTGAAGATACGATGGACGTGCTTGAGCAAGTTAGATTTGAGCAAATTTTTAGCTTTAAGTATTCGCCTCGTCCGCTTACAAAGGCAGCTACTTTCACAAATCAAATAGATGATAAAACCGCTTCAGCAAGGCTTACTCGCCTACAAAATCGCCACAATGAAATTTTAGACGAGATCGTGGCGGCACAAAAAGATAAAATTTTTGATGTATATTTTGAAGAGCTAAGAGCAAACGGCGGCGTTGCTGGGCGAAGCTTTAACAACTTTTTAGTTCAAGTTGATGGCAGCGAAGAACTTCTTGGCACTACACAAAAAATCAAGATCACAAACCCAAAACGAATGGTTTTGTATGGCGAGCTGCAAATTTAA
- a CDS encoding HP0268 family nuclease: MELKLARAELDAKPKTISLEKIEAAVEKEGQKIFYFDKENTHKQLIALVEHFEEKGLSVYHRTVKYGLDDSDYMYEVHIL, encoded by the coding sequence ATGGAGCTAAAACTTGCAAGAGCCGAATTAGACGCAAAACCAAAAACGATTTCACTAGAAAAAATAGAGGCAGCTGTCGAAAAAGAGGGTCAGAAAATTTTCTATTTTGATAAAGAAAACACACACAAACAACTAATCGCCTTAGTCGAGCATTTTGAAGAAAAAGGGCTAAGCGTTTATCACAGAACCGTAAAATACGGACTTGATGATAGCGACTACATGTATGAAGTGCATATACTTTAA
- the nusA gene encoding transcription termination factor NusA: MERISDIIESIANEKNLEIEDVKERVIRALINTAKRVYGENYEYDVSIDANKNLKLYQKISIVANDDERLEEDNEHFLSLKEAKKIDSGVEIGDELTYELSLDNLGRTAAQTLHKELEYHIQRLVEEKILQKYNEMSGHMVFGPVVRVDNDENTFIEIDELRAILPRKNRIKGEKFKVGDVVKAVIRKVFTDKNLGIKVELSRTSPKFLEALLTSEVPEIKDGGIIIQGSARIPGERAKVALISTTPNIDPVGATVGTKGVRINAVSKELHGESIDAIEYTTEPAILVARAMAPAIITSVKIEENKAIVTLASEQKSKAIGKNGINIRLASMLTGYEIELNELGSKTSSNAENNEPIKDLKALFGDN; encoded by the coding sequence ATGGAAAGAATTTCAGATATCATCGAGTCAATTGCAAATGAGAAAAATTTAGAGATAGAAGATGTAAAAGAGCGCGTTATAAGAGCTTTGATAAACACTGCAAAAAGAGTTTATGGCGAAAATTATGAGTATGATGTGAGTATCGATGCTAATAAAAATTTAAAGCTTTATCAAAAAATTTCAATCGTAGCAAACGACGATGAGAGGCTTGAAGAGGATAATGAGCACTTTTTAAGCTTAAAAGAGGCTAAAAAGATAGACAGTGGCGTAGAGATCGGAGATGAGCTCACTTACGAGCTAAGCCTTGATAACCTTGGCAGAACCGCAGCTCAAACGCTTCATAAGGAGCTTGAGTATCACATTCAGCGCCTAGTAGAAGAGAAAATTTTACAAAAATATAATGAAATGAGCGGTCACATGGTCTTTGGACCAGTTGTTAGAGTCGATAATGACGAAAACACTTTTATCGAGATAGACGAGCTTCGTGCTATATTGCCACGTAAAAACCGCATAAAAGGCGAGAAATTTAAAGTGGGCGACGTGGTAAAAGCAGTCATTAGAAAAGTTTTTACAGATAAAAATTTAGGTATAAAGGTCGAGCTTTCAAGGACTTCACCTAAATTTCTTGAAGCGCTGCTAACTTCAGAGGTGCCTGAGATAAAAGATGGCGGTATTATCATCCAAGGAAGTGCGAGAATTCCTGGCGAAAGAGCTAAAGTAGCACTCATCTCAACTACTCCAAACATCGATCCAGTTGGTGCAACGGTCGGCACAAAGGGCGTTAGGATAAATGCCGTAAGCAAAGAGCTTCATGGTGAGAGCATCGACGCGATCGAATACACTACCGAGCCAGCGATCTTGGTAGCTCGCGCTATGGCACCTGCGATCATCACATCTGTAAAGATCGAAGAAAATAAGGCAATTGTAACGCTTGCAAGCGAACAAAAGAGCAAGGCGATCGGCAAAAACGGCATAAATATCCGCCTAGCAAGCATGCTAACTGGCTATGAGATCGAGCTAAATGAGCTTGGCTCAAAAACTAGTAGCAATGCAGAAAATAATGAGCCAATCAAAGATTTAAAAGCGCTTTTTGGTGATAACTAA
- a CDS encoding GNAT family N-acetyltransferase, with the protein MKFQIRKATIDDIDVICELVRELASYENLSDQVTFTNEIFADSIFNKNHAKAIVCESEGKVIGYAIYFYTFSTFLGLGGIYLEDIYVKKEFRNQGIGKAFFKFLAQICKDENLKRLEWCCLNWNEPSIKFYESLGAKNQSHEWRNYRLDGENLEKLLNL; encoded by the coding sequence ATGAAATTTCAAATAAGAAAAGCGACTATTGACGATATAGACGTGATATGCGAGCTTGTAAGAGAGCTTGCTAGCTATGAGAATTTGAGCGATCAAGTCACTTTTACAAATGAAATTTTTGCAGACTCTATCTTTAATAAAAATCACGCAAAAGCCATTGTCTGCGAGAGTGAGGGTAAGGTGATTGGCTATGCTATCTATTTTTATACATTTTCTACATTTTTGGGGCTTGGTGGGATTTATCTTGAGGACATTTACGTCAAAAAAGAGTTTAGAAATCAAGGTATAGGCAAGGCATTTTTTAAATTTCTAGCTCAAATTTGTAAGGATGAAAATTTAAAAAGGCTTGAGTGGTGCTGCCTAAACTGGAATGAGCCAAGCATTAAATTTTATGAAAGCTTGGGTGCTAAAAATCAATCTCATGAGTGGAGAAACTACCGCTTGGACGGTGAAAATTTAGAAAAACTTTTAAATTTATAG
- a CDS encoding porin family protein, which yields MISSSNFGLKAGYDFDSFRVYGAYIYDFQAKKSLGNEGGTVIKWSTHKFIVGADYTPELTKDIKLVLGGYTGYSKLKMDVFDTHDGSEKANTNGWILGARIGAEYSINENNAVEFGLKADRTKYSSIAKYDNAKIKETNVGLYIGLYMGYTYKF from the coding sequence TTGATAAGCTCATCAAATTTTGGACTAAAAGCTGGCTATGATTTTGATAGTTTTAGAGTTTATGGAGCTTACATTTACGACTTTCAAGCCAAAAAGTCACTTGGCAATGAAGGTGGTACAGTAATAAAATGGAGTACACATAAATTTATAGTAGGCGCAGACTATACACCAGAATTGACAAAGGACATAAAACTAGTTCTTGGTGGCTACACTGGCTACTCAAAGCTTAAAATGGATGTATTTGACACTCATGATGGCTCGGAAAAAGCTAATACAAATGGCTGGATACTAGGTGCAAGAATTGGTGCTGAATACTCTATCAACGAAAACAATGCGGTTGAGTTTGGTCTAAAAGCAGACAGAACTAAATATAGCTCCATAGCAAAATATGATAATGCAAAAATAAAAGAGACAAACGTTGGTCTTTATATTGGTCTTTATATGGGATATACATATAAATTTTAA
- the rho gene encoding transcription termination factor Rho, protein MENNQTEQSAAQNTKTIKKHQASRTHIPVDGHKIEELRTLSLDELVQIANSVGVENPREFRRQDLIFEILKTQTKQGGFILFTGILEITNEGYGFLRAVDANLSDSSNDAYVSNSQIRKFALRVGDIITGQVREPKDQEKYYALLKIEAVNYMPLADAKERPLFDNLTPLFPTEKLNLEYDPMKLTGRVLDLFTPIGKGQRGLIVAPPRSGKTELMKELAHGIAKNHPEAQLMVLLVDERPEEVTDMQRCVKGEVFSSTFDLPALNHVRVAELVIEKAKRLVEMGKDVIILLDSITRLARAYNTVTPPSGKVLTGGVDANALHKPKRFFGAARNIEHGGSLTIIATALIDTGSRMDEVIFEEFKGTGNSEIVLDRNISDRRIYPAINVLKSGTRKEELLQKPDELQKIWAIRSAIATMDDVEALKFLYAKMLKTKDNKELLSILNE, encoded by the coding sequence ATGGAAAATAACCAAACCGAGCAAAGTGCTGCTCAAAACACAAAAACTATAAAAAAACATCAAGCATCAAGAACACACATACCAGTAGATGGACACAAGATCGAAGAGCTAAGAACGCTTAGTTTAGATGAGCTAGTGCAGATCGCAAATAGCGTTGGTGTTGAAAATCCACGAGAATTTCGTAGGCAGGATTTGATATTTGAGATACTAAAAACCCAGACAAAACAAGGCGGCTTTATACTATTTACTGGAATTTTGGAGATCACAAATGAAGGTTATGGCTTTTTAAGAGCTGTTGATGCAAATTTAAGTGACAGCTCAAATGACGCTTACGTTTCAAACTCACAGATCCGTAAATTTGCACTTCGTGTGGGCGACATCATCACTGGCCAAGTAAGAGAGCCAAAAGATCAGGAAAAATACTACGCTCTTTTAAAGATAGAAGCGGTAAACTACATGCCTCTAGCAGACGCAAAAGAGAGGCCACTCTTTGACAACCTAACCCCATTATTTCCAACTGAAAAGCTAAATTTAGAGTATGATCCGATGAAGCTAACGGGCCGTGTGCTTGATCTTTTCACGCCTATCGGTAAAGGTCAGCGTGGTCTAATCGTCGCACCTCCAAGAAGCGGTAAAACTGAGCTTATGAAAGAGTTAGCTCACGGCATCGCTAAAAATCACCCAGAAGCCCAACTAATGGTGCTTTTGGTAGATGAGAGACCAGAAGAAGTTACAGACATGCAGCGCTGCGTAAAAGGCGAGGTATTTAGCTCGACATTTGACCTGCCAGCGCTTAACCACGTCCGCGTAGCAGAGCTAGTCATCGAAAAGGCAAAACGTCTAGTTGAGATGGGCAAAGATGTCATTATATTGCTTGATAGTATAACCCGTCTAGCACGTGCCTACAACACAGTGACACCACCAAGCGGCAAGGTACTAACTGGCGGCGTGGATGCAAATGCACTTCACAAGCCAAAACGTTTCTTTGGCGCTGCCAGAAACATCGAACATGGCGGCTCTCTAACCATCATTGCAACCGCACTAATCGACACTGGCTCACGCATGGATGAAGTGATATTTGAAGAGTTTAAAGGCACTGGAAACAGCGAGATCGTACTTGACCGCAACATCTCAGACCGTAGAATTTACCCAGCTATCAACGTGCTAAAATCAGGCACAAGAAAAGAAGAGCTACTTCAAAAACCTGATGAGCTTCAAAAAATTTGGGCTATTCGCTCTGCGATCGCGACAATGGACGACGTCGAAGCGCTTAAATTCTTGTATGCAAAAATGCTAAAAACAAAAGATAACAAAGAGCTTCTCTCTATCCTAAACGAGTAA